The proteins below are encoded in one region of Oncorhynchus kisutch isolate 150728-3 linkage group LG14, Okis_V2, whole genome shotgun sequence:
- the LOC109903356 gene encoding histone acetyltransferase KAT2B isoform X1, with protein MSGSAGIQQGSPAIGAAGSAPAAPGAGGTEGSGATVGSARIAVKKAQLRSSPRPKKLEKLGVYSSCKAEGACKCNSWKSQNPPPTPPRTDQQPNTFNLQDPCRSCSHTLGDHVTHLENVSEEEMNRLLGIALDVEYLNTCVHKEEDADTKQVYFSLFKLLRKCILQMGRPVVEAQESPPFEKPSIEQGVNNFVQYKFSHLPSKERQTIVELAKMFLNQINYWQLETPSQRRQRAPADDAAGYKVNYTRWLCYCNVPQFCDSLPRYETTQIFGRTLLRSVFTVMRKQLLEQARQEKDKLPPEKRTLILTHFPKFLSMLEEEVYSHSSPIWSEEFLAGSSGGPIPIHTVISAPPVVRPLYYNSSPVSVDPSSCGSVSPARKTASVLEPSPGGQKRKPSEPLPHEETKKLRIVGDIPMELINEVMATITDPASMLGPETSLLSAHSARDEAARLEERRGVIEFHVIGNSLNQKPNKRILMWLVGLQNVFSHQLPRMPKEYITRLVFDPKHKTLSLIKDGRVIGGICFRMFPSQSFTEIVFCAVTSNEQVKGYGTHLMNHLKEYHIKHDILNFLTYADEYAIGYFKKQGFSKDIKVPKAKYLGYIKDYEGATLMGCELNPSIPYTEFSVIIKKQKEIIKKLIERKQAQIRKVYPGLSCFKEGVRQIPIESIPGIRETGWKPVGKGKELKDPDQLYSTLKTILQHVKSHQNAWPFMEPVKKTEAPGYYQVIRFPMDLKTMSERLKSRYYTTRKLFMADMQRIFTNCREYNPPESEYYKCANLLEKFFYTKIKEAGLIEK; from the exons ATGTCCGGGAGCGCAGGGATTCAGCAGGGCTCCCCGGCCATCGGTGCAGCGGGATCGGCGCCTGCGGCTCCGGGAGCCGGGGGAACCGAGGGTTCGGGCGCCACGGTAGGATCGGCACGAATCgcggtgaagaaggcgcagctcCGCTCCTCCCCGCGCCCGAAGAAACTGGAGAAGCTCGGAGTTTATTCATCTTGCAAG GCTGAGGGGGCCTGTAAGTGTAACAGCTGGAAGAGCCAGAACCCCCCTCCCACACCACCCCGTACAGACCAGCAGCCCAACACTTTCAACCTTCAGGACCCCTGCCGTAGCTGCTCTCATACACTGG GTGACCATGTAACCCACCTGGAGAACGTTTCAGAGGAGGAGATGAACAGGCTTCTGGGCATTGCTCTGGACGTGGAGTACCTGAACACATGTGTCCACAAAGAGGAGGATGCTGACACCAAACAAGTCTACTTCTCCCTCTTCAAG CTATTGAGGAAATGCATCCTTCAGATGGGCAGACCTGTGGTGGAGGCACAGGAGAGTCCTCCCTTTGAGAAACCTAGCATTGAACAG ggggTGAATAACTTTGTCCAGTACAAGTTCAGCCATCTTCCCTCCAAGGAGCGTCAGACCATCGTGGAGCTGGCCAAGATGTTCCTCAACCAGATCAACTACTGGCAGCTGGAGACACCCTCACAGAGACGACAGCGGGCCCCTGCTGATGATGCCGCCGGGTACAAAGTCAACTACACCAG ATGGCTGTGCTACTGCAACGTCCCTCAGTTCTGTGACAGTCTACCGCGGTACGAGACGACCCAAATCTTCGGTCGGACCCTGCTGCGCTCCGTCTTCACTGTAATGAGGAAACAGCTGCTAGAGCAGGCCAGGCAGGAGAAGGATAAGCTACCCCCGGAGAAACGCACTCTCATCCTCACACACTTCCCCAA ATTCCTGTCCAtgctggaggaggaggtgtacaGTCACAGCTCTCCCATCTGGAGTGAAGAATTCCTGGCTGGATCCTCAGGAGGACCGATCCCCATCCATACAG TGATCAGTGCGCCCCCGGTGGTCAGGCCTCTGTACTACAACTCCAGCCCAGTATCTGTGGACCCATCCAGCTGTGGCAGTGTCAGTCCTGCCAGGAAGACCGCCTCTGTTCTGGAACCCAGCCCAG GTGGGCAGAAGCGGAAGCCATCGGAGCCCCTCCCCCATGAGGAGACAAAGAAGCTCAGGATTGTCGGGGACATCCCCATGGAACTCATCAACGAAGTCATGGCAACCATCACCGACCCCGCCTCCATGCTGGGACCAGAG ACCAGTCTACTGTCGGCCCACTCAGCCCGTGATGAGGCGGCacgcctggaggagaggaggggagtgataGAGTTCCACGTCATCGGGAACTCCCTCAACCAGAAGCCCAACAAGAGGATCCTCATGTGGCTGGTGGGCCTCCAGAATGTCTTCTCTCACCAGCTGCCTCGCATGCCCAAAGAATATATCACACGCCTCGTCTTTGACCC AAAGCACAAGACTCTGTCGCTGATCAAAGATGGCCGTGTGATTGGAGGGATCTGCTTCCGGATGTTCCCCTCGCAGAGCTTCACAGAGATCGTATTCTGTGCTGTCACCTCCAACGAGCAGGTCAAG GGATACGGCACTCACCTGATGAACCATCTGAAGGAGTACCACATCAAGCACGACATCCTCAACTTCCTCACCTACGCAGACGAGTATGCCATTGGCTACTTCAAAAAGCAG ggCTTCTCTAAAGACATCAAGGTTCCTAAGGCCAAGTATCTGGGCTACATCAAAGACTACGAGGGAGCGACACTGATGGGCTGTGAGCTCAACCCCAGCATCCCTTACACGGAGTTCTCTGTCATTATCAAGAAgcagaaagag ATCATAAAGAAACTGATTGAGAGGAAGCAAGCTCAGATCAGAAAGGTCTACCCAGGACTTTCCTGTTTTAAGGAAGGAGTTCGACAGATTCCCATCGAGAGCATTCCTGGAATAC GAGAAACTGGATGGAAACCGGTGGGCAAAGG GAAAGAGCTGAAGGATCCAGATCAGCTGTACAGCACCCTGAAGACCATCCTACAACATGTTAAG AGTCACCAGAATGCCTGGCCGTTCATGGAACCAGTGAAGAAGACTGAGGCTCCTGGCTACTACCAAGTCATCCGCTTCCCCATGG ACCTGAAGACGATGTCTGAGCGTCTGAAGAGCAGGTACTACACCACGCGGAAGCTCTTCATGGCCGACATGCAGCGCATCTTCACCAACTGTCGCGAGTACAATCCCCCAGAGAGCGAGTACTACAAGTGTGCCAACCTGCTAGAGAAGTTCTTCTACACCAAGATCAAGGAGGCAGGTCTCATTGAGAAGTAA
- the LOC109903356 gene encoding histone acetyltransferase KAT2B isoform X2, with product MSGSAGIQQGSPAIGAAGSAPAAPGAGGTEGSGATVGSARIAVKKAQLRSSPRPKKLEKLGVYSSCKAEGACKCNSWKSQNPPPTPPRTDQQPNTFNLQDPCRSCSHTLGDHVTHLENVSEEEMNRLLGIALDVEYLNTCVHKEEDADTKQVYFSLFKLLRKCILQMGRPVVEAQESPPFEKPSIEQGVNNFVQYKFSHLPSKERQTIVELAKMFLNQINYWQLETPSQRRQRAPADDAAGYKVNYTRWLCYCNVPQFCDSLPRYETTQIFGRTLLRSVFTVMRKQLLEQARQEKDKLPPEKRTLILTHFPKFLSMLEEEVYSHSSPIWSEEFLAGSSGGPIPIHTVISAPPVVRPLYYNSSPVSVDPSSCGSVSPARKTASVLEPSPGGQKRKPSEPLPHEETKKLRIVGDIPMELINEVMATITDPASMLGPETSLLSAHSARDEAARLEERRGVIEFHVIGNSLNQKPNKRILMWLVGLQNVFSHQLPRMPKEYITRLVFDPKHKTLSLIKDGRVIGGICFRMFPSQSFTEIVFCAVTSNEQVKGYGTHLMNHLKEYHIKHDILNFLTYADEYAIGYFKKQGFSKDIKVPKAKYLGYIKDYEGATLMGCELNPSIPYTEFSVIIKKQKEIIKKLIERKQAQIRKVYPGLSCFKEGVRQIPIESIPGIQTGWKPVGKGKELKDPDQLYSTLKTILQHVKSHQNAWPFMEPVKKTEAPGYYQVIRFPMDLKTMSERLKSRYYTTRKLFMADMQRIFTNCREYNPPESEYYKCANLLEKFFYTKIKEAGLIEK from the exons ATGTCCGGGAGCGCAGGGATTCAGCAGGGCTCCCCGGCCATCGGTGCAGCGGGATCGGCGCCTGCGGCTCCGGGAGCCGGGGGAACCGAGGGTTCGGGCGCCACGGTAGGATCGGCACGAATCgcggtgaagaaggcgcagctcCGCTCCTCCCCGCGCCCGAAGAAACTGGAGAAGCTCGGAGTTTATTCATCTTGCAAG GCTGAGGGGGCCTGTAAGTGTAACAGCTGGAAGAGCCAGAACCCCCCTCCCACACCACCCCGTACAGACCAGCAGCCCAACACTTTCAACCTTCAGGACCCCTGCCGTAGCTGCTCTCATACACTGG GTGACCATGTAACCCACCTGGAGAACGTTTCAGAGGAGGAGATGAACAGGCTTCTGGGCATTGCTCTGGACGTGGAGTACCTGAACACATGTGTCCACAAAGAGGAGGATGCTGACACCAAACAAGTCTACTTCTCCCTCTTCAAG CTATTGAGGAAATGCATCCTTCAGATGGGCAGACCTGTGGTGGAGGCACAGGAGAGTCCTCCCTTTGAGAAACCTAGCATTGAACAG ggggTGAATAACTTTGTCCAGTACAAGTTCAGCCATCTTCCCTCCAAGGAGCGTCAGACCATCGTGGAGCTGGCCAAGATGTTCCTCAACCAGATCAACTACTGGCAGCTGGAGACACCCTCACAGAGACGACAGCGGGCCCCTGCTGATGATGCCGCCGGGTACAAAGTCAACTACACCAG ATGGCTGTGCTACTGCAACGTCCCTCAGTTCTGTGACAGTCTACCGCGGTACGAGACGACCCAAATCTTCGGTCGGACCCTGCTGCGCTCCGTCTTCACTGTAATGAGGAAACAGCTGCTAGAGCAGGCCAGGCAGGAGAAGGATAAGCTACCCCCGGAGAAACGCACTCTCATCCTCACACACTTCCCCAA ATTCCTGTCCAtgctggaggaggaggtgtacaGTCACAGCTCTCCCATCTGGAGTGAAGAATTCCTGGCTGGATCCTCAGGAGGACCGATCCCCATCCATACAG TGATCAGTGCGCCCCCGGTGGTCAGGCCTCTGTACTACAACTCCAGCCCAGTATCTGTGGACCCATCCAGCTGTGGCAGTGTCAGTCCTGCCAGGAAGACCGCCTCTGTTCTGGAACCCAGCCCAG GTGGGCAGAAGCGGAAGCCATCGGAGCCCCTCCCCCATGAGGAGACAAAGAAGCTCAGGATTGTCGGGGACATCCCCATGGAACTCATCAACGAAGTCATGGCAACCATCACCGACCCCGCCTCCATGCTGGGACCAGAG ACCAGTCTACTGTCGGCCCACTCAGCCCGTGATGAGGCGGCacgcctggaggagaggaggggagtgataGAGTTCCACGTCATCGGGAACTCCCTCAACCAGAAGCCCAACAAGAGGATCCTCATGTGGCTGGTGGGCCTCCAGAATGTCTTCTCTCACCAGCTGCCTCGCATGCCCAAAGAATATATCACACGCCTCGTCTTTGACCC AAAGCACAAGACTCTGTCGCTGATCAAAGATGGCCGTGTGATTGGAGGGATCTGCTTCCGGATGTTCCCCTCGCAGAGCTTCACAGAGATCGTATTCTGTGCTGTCACCTCCAACGAGCAGGTCAAG GGATACGGCACTCACCTGATGAACCATCTGAAGGAGTACCACATCAAGCACGACATCCTCAACTTCCTCACCTACGCAGACGAGTATGCCATTGGCTACTTCAAAAAGCAG ggCTTCTCTAAAGACATCAAGGTTCCTAAGGCCAAGTATCTGGGCTACATCAAAGACTACGAGGGAGCGACACTGATGGGCTGTGAGCTCAACCCCAGCATCCCTTACACGGAGTTCTCTGTCATTATCAAGAAgcagaaagag ATCATAAAGAAACTGATTGAGAGGAAGCAAGCTCAGATCAGAAAGGTCTACCCAGGACTTTCCTGTTTTAAGGAAGGAGTTCGACAGATTCCCATCGAGAGCATTCCTGGAATAC AAACTGGATGGAAACCGGTGGGCAAAGG GAAAGAGCTGAAGGATCCAGATCAGCTGTACAGCACCCTGAAGACCATCCTACAACATGTTAAG AGTCACCAGAATGCCTGGCCGTTCATGGAACCAGTGAAGAAGACTGAGGCTCCTGGCTACTACCAAGTCATCCGCTTCCCCATGG ACCTGAAGACGATGTCTGAGCGTCTGAAGAGCAGGTACTACACCACGCGGAAGCTCTTCATGGCCGACATGCAGCGCATCTTCACCAACTGTCGCGAGTACAATCCCCCAGAGAGCGAGTACTACAAGTGTGCCAACCTGCTAGAGAAGTTCTTCTACACCAAGATCAAGGAGGCAGGTCTCATTGAGAAGTAA